The Streptomyces sp. NBC_00510 genomic interval CACGTGCTCGACGCGGGCCCTGGCCGTGGCCTCGCCGTCGGTGAAGTAGGCGGGGTACTTGAGGTGCAGGCGGACCAGCCGCCCGTCCTCGAAGACGTGGTCGCCGAAGGCGTTCTCCCAGCTGCCGTCGTGGGCGTAGATCGGGCTGGGGTCGTCGGCGACGGACAGGTACGGCACCAGGGCCTCGTACAGCGCGGTCAGCCGGTCGCTCTCCGCGCCGCTCGGTCCGGTCGGGGCGGGTGTGCGGTCCCGGCCCATCCAGCCGGCGGAACCCATCCAGGCGGCGACCATCAGGTAGGCACCGTAGGGCAGCAGGACCAGGACGAGGAACCCGGCTCCCACGGAGGCCATCAGCGCCGGTCCGCGCCGGTCCTTGGGCGTGCTGCCCCACCAATCGCGCGCCCAGCCGGCCTGGCGGCGCAGCCCGCGCGCGATGACGAAGAGCGGGTGGAGGACGTCCGTGGTGCTGTCGACGGCGGCCCGCGCGAGCTCACGGCCGCGGGTGAGCGAGGGGCGGCTGCTCAGGAGTGCGGAGAGGGGACGCCGGACCACGGGGAGCTCCAGAGGATCGTTGCGGGGACGGTACGACGGAACGGAACGGGAAGGGCCCGGTGCGGAGCGGCGCCGGGCCCGGTGGATCGGCCGTGCGGACGGCCGCGCTAGAACTTGATCCCGCCCAGGAGGCTCGCCAGGCTCGCCCCGCCGGCCTTGATGCTCGGGGCGATGGCGGTGCCCGCGAGGTAGAAGCCGAAGAGGGCGCAGACGAGCGCGTGGGACGCCTTGAGTCCGTCCTTGCGGAAGAACAGGAAGACGATGATGCCGAGCAGGACGACGCCTGAGATGGACAGGATCATGGGGGCTACTCCTGTGTGATGGGGACTGTCACCATGAGTTGTTCCAGAATTACAGATAGTAATATGTTCTGAAAAGAGGCAAATGGGTGATTTGTAGGGAAGTTCACCTGTTCAGCTTCGCTGAACTGTTTCTTCCGGGGTGATCCTCGCCGGTCGTCCGGCGTGTCATGTGGCAGGCCCCGCCGACGGAGCATCGAAGTCGCCCGTTCGAGTGATCAAAATCGTTAAGCTTCGGCCATGGCTTCTCGTGCGGTCCGCGCCCCCCGTGCCGGCGCGCACCGGCAGCACGCCCGGCAAGGCCAGGGCGGTAGGGGCCGCTTAGGGTGGATCACAAGCGGTTCCGCCCGCGCACGGCGAGCAGCCACGCCTAGTGAGGAACGATGAGCGAGCCGACCCCGCAGAACGACCCGGCCCAGGACCCCGAAGTCCTGCGACTCGCCGCCGAACTCTTCGACCTCGCCCGCCGGGGAGGCACGGAGACCCTGACGGCGTACGTGGACGCCGGCGTGCCGGCCAACCTCACCAACGACAAGGGCGACACCCTCCTGATGCTGGCCGCGTACCACGGTCACGCCGTCACCGTGGCCGCGCTCCTGCAGCACGGTGCCGACCCCGACCGCGCCAACGACCGCGGCCAGACGC includes:
- a CDS encoding ankyrin repeat domain-containing protein, with amino-acid sequence MSEPTPQNDPAQDPEVLRLAAELFDLARRGGTETLTAYVDAGVPANLTNDKGDTLLMLAAYHGHAVTVAALLQHGADPDRANDRGQTPLAGAVFKGEDEVVRVLVDGGADPAAGTPSAIDTARMFGQDALLELFGAA